From a single Okeanomitos corallinicola TIOX110 genomic region:
- a CDS encoding PAP/fibrillin family protein: MDCQTLKAQLHTLLKKIKTQDDGSPITNLKINTNQAAEIEKLTVDLENLNPHPQPIQNAVNLLNGAWQLQYSTAREIRALDSLPLGLQIGKVYQVINVADKKFFNLAQVKHPLKIISGYVKVTAIFEPDLDTSGLPDKRINVYFDKRFLAIDKIIGVNTPQLNPFKVVDAKGPKGRIPTLDITYLDETLRIGRGGDESLFILKKADDLPNLSF; this comes from the coding sequence ATGGATTGTCAAACATTAAAAGCACAGTTACATACATTACTAAAAAAAATTAAAACCCAAGATGATGGTTCTCCTATTACAAATTTAAAAATCAACACTAATCAAGCCGCAGAAATAGAAAAGTTAACTGTAGACTTAGAAAATCTAAATCCTCATCCTCAACCAATTCAAAATGCCGTTAATTTATTAAATGGAGCTTGGCAATTACAATATTCAACAGCTAGAGAAATTCGTGCTTTAGACTCTCTCCCCTTGGGTTTACAAATAGGTAAAGTTTATCAAGTAATTAATGTTGCAGATAAAAAGTTTTTCAATTTAGCACAGGTAAAACACCCTTTAAAAATCATCTCTGGATATGTGAAAGTAACAGCTATTTTTGAACCTGACTTAGATACATCTGGTTTACCAGATAAACGAATCAATGTTTATTTTGATAAACGCTTTTTAGCAATTGATAAAATTATAGGTGTTAACACTCCTCAACTAAATCCTTTTAAAGTTGTAGATGCTAAAGGACCAAAAGGTAGAATTCCCACGCTTGATATTACTTATTTAGATGAAACATTGAGAATTGGCAGAGGCGGAGATGAAAGTTTATTTATTCTCAAAAAAGCTGATGATTTACCAAATTTAAGTTTTTGA